GAGCAAGAAGCCAATAGCGAACTCGAAATGCTCTTTCCATCATGGTTATTAACTGGATAGCAAAGGGTATTCACCTTATGTAAAGTATTATAAAAACGAAAGAGGATAGTTTAATAGCTATCTTTGTGTTTACACACTAGATTCCCATTCGGTTGGACCATGGAAATCTCTGCTCAATGGTGAAATGAAGCCAAATTTAATCGAAAGGAGTGTCATTCAGTACTGAGGTAGGGAATAGAGCATTGCGAGCTTTCCAAGGGCGCCGTGCAAAAAAAGTTTGTTTCGTGGgtgattttgttttatttcgtttttgtttggcatttggcaGCAAAAGTTGGCttagtgtttttgtttcgtgTTGGTCCTCTAGTAACACACACAGACTTACCCGAAAAGGCCACACTTTGAAACACTAGATGTTGGTTGGAACGATAATTTAGATGGGTTAGACTCTTGCGTACAACAATTTGGCAAACTTTCTTGTCGCCAGCATTTCTAAGGGGTTTGCGATAATGCGGGTATgtgctataaataaaatggtcttaaagaaacaaacaaatctCGAAAAACGGACTGCTCTGCCTGGCTACCCATATAAAAGGTGATGACTGATTGACTGATTGCCTGGTTGACTGATTGATTTGTTTAACTAACTAATTGGAGGTCTGATTGTTGTGGTGTTTCTGTTTCGTCTGATTTTTGTTTGGGTTTAACAATGGAGTAGCCTATCAAATGGATCTGATGGAATGGATACTGCTGCAACAGGAGGACAGTGATGCAGGAAACCCTGAAAATGCGCTCAACAAAACACCCATTGACTCACCGCTCGGCCTGGCCTGGGCGGTTccgaaaatgacaaaaaaaaaaaaaatgatataaaaGTAATTTACACAATatacacaacaacaaaaaacacacacacggtACGAGATGCAGAACCAAaccaaatcgaaaaaaaaacggaaaaaaataagaaagaaaaataGGAAGAATCGATGTAAATAAAGTGTGCATCGTGGGCAAACTGACTTACTGTGCTTCTTTTTTATTGGCAGCGGCGGTGGCTCCTGATCCAAGTGTCGCTGATCGAACGCACTGCAGCTGCCACTCCCCGCCAGCTGGAGGCGGGGTCCCTCGATCAGGCTGTGGTGCTTGGAGTGCCACTGCTGCAGTTGACCGGCGGACGCAGTATGCGGATGGTGATTGAGGTGATGGAGCGGCGACAGCTGACGCAGCTCGGCCACCTCCGACTGGCTGCTCCGATGGCTGGCCCAGCCGGAGGAGGACTGCACCTCGTCCAGCTCATCGCCAACTCCGGGCGAGTCGTGGCGGGTTAGGCTGCTCCGTTGGATGCTCTTTGGCGGCAAGGCGGGCGCCAGATCGGCCGGCGTCGTCGtcgtctgctgctgctgctgctgctgcagctgctccactTCGCTGCTGCCATAGCCGGTggttgtgctgctgctggtggtcgTGGTGGTGCAGCTGCTACTGCTCGAGGATATATGACGCTGGCTGTGCGACACCAACTGGCTAATCTGCTGGTACTCGCTACTGCTGCCGACCGCCGTCGACTCACTGATGCTGAACGCAATCTCCGAATTGCTGCTGGACGACTTCGTGGAGGACTGGACACTGTAGTCCGTCGTCTGTGTGGAAGTGCGAAACTCACGCATCGACACGAAACCTGGCGATGGAAGGAGAGTGGTGTTAGAAATGGTCAAAAATGCAGTTCTCGTTGTGGGGAACGGGTAGCCAAAACCAAGCGGAAATTATATAATAAGCCGGAGGAAATCTGTGGAAAGGATCATTACGGAGGCGGGAGAATAAAGCCAACTATTTACAGCATCTAGGACAAACATGTATACAATACGCCTAACGAAAAATTTGGAAGGGAATTCATTGGGCGCGTGCAACAGATACAAAATAATAAGCGGGATTTTAAGTACGATGATAGATGTTCTGGGTACCCGATTCGTTTGAGTGGCGATTGCTGTTAGTTTCCCCGTCACCAGACGCTGCAGCAGCTACACCTTCGCCTGCTCCTCCAGTTccaccagcaacaccagcTATACCACCACCAGTCGAAAGTGGTGTCTGCGTTTTGTCGTCGATTGCGGCGCCTGCGTAACCGGTGGATTCTGTACGGGATTCGTTGATTGGGGGGGCCACCACTCGAGTTGAGCTGAGTGAGGGGAGTGGCGAAGCCTTGCGGCAATACTCACTGTAGCTGACCATCTTGTCCATGTCTTCGTCCATCATCGCAGCCAACTTTGGAAATGACCTCagatgctgatgttgctgttgctggtccTCCTCCTCGCGTGAGTGATTCAACGCCGAGTCAAAGGAGCACTGACTATTCTCATCCGGTGACCGTGAACGCACGGATAGGCTGTGGAATGTGGGTGCACCAATTATTGTAGTGATTGCTAGTGATTGCTTTAATCTGCAAGCCACTTACCGATCCACGCCATAATTCAGCAGCGAGATATTGGAACTGCAGTCCAGGTCCGAGTTCAGACTAATATTATGGGACTGGGCGTAGGGCAGTGGACTGGCCTGATTGGAGGTGGATGTCGACGATGAGCAGCCTACGCCCACTGTACCAGCTGATGCGCTCGGCTGGCTGCGTCGCTTTGGTGGCAACGGCGGCGGATTACTGGCCCTATTGGGTAGCGGTGGCTTCGGCGGTGGACTCGTGTCGCGCAGGATACTTTCGGTGCTGTGGGAGCCGCGCATCGGGTTCACATTGTGCTGCTCCAGTATGTCGCGCTCCTTGGGCGTGAGCGCTATGTCCGGCAACGAAGTACGCTGGGCAGCTGATTCGGCGGCCGAAACGCGCATGACTCCAGTACCGGGAACACTCGCTCCCGGCGAGGCGGTGACCGCACCCATGATCTCCGCCGCCGCTCCAATGCCGCCCAAGCCAGATCCACTGTAGCGAAAGGCGCACTGATCCTGCTCCTTCAGCTTGCCCTGCGCCAGCGTAACGAGATTCTGTGCACGATCATGAAACATCATCGTATTTATTATAGCAATACACTGTGTACTAGGTTAGTGTTAATTGGACTTACCCGCACAGCATCCTCGAGAAGATCAATGACTTCCCGCACATTCTCGTTGCTCAGGGAGGCGCACTCGCCGCTGTCCTCGGAGAGCATCACCTCGTCGCAGAGCTTGATGAGCTTGCCCAGGCTCTGGTAAACCTGCAGCGTGGCGCTGCTCATGATGGCACTGTTTTCATTCAGGGTATAGGTTTGGATCACTGCGGCAGCAAAGGAAAGCAACtggattaattacaaaacgagGAAATTGGGGTAGTAGATACTCACCGGAGTACATGCTGGCTATGGTTTCCAGAATGACCGTTCCGTTGCCCGGCAACACCTCCAGCTTCTTCTTGAGTATAACATCCCGGAAGTGCTTCAGGGCATTCGAAATGTCCTTGACGTGCGTCTCCAGGGTTTGGGTGGACCGTAGCACCTCCTCGGTGGTGGGCGGTGCCTTTGTGCCGTGCTTGGTGCGCGGACTGTGCGGCGAGTGGGAGCGACCCAGTGTATTGTTGGTGGTTCGCATCAGGGAAATCTTCTCGATGAGGTCGTCCTTAAAGGAACGCGCCCGGCGCGCTAGCTTGGTGCCCTTGAGACTGTTCTTGTGGCCCGAGGATCCGGCACTGGGTGGTGCCGGTGGTACACCACCACCTccgcctgctcctgctccccCTACCCGACTAGATCCTCCCGGCGTGCCCTGCAGCTGCTGGTGCTGCGAGTGATGCTGATGCGTGGGTGGTGGCGGAGTGCAGGCGGTGGAGTAGCTGCCGCTGTTGAtgctattgttgctgctgctgctgcagccgccACCGCCCACTCCGATGCCACTGGAACAGGTGCCGGGCGTGGATGGAGAACTGATGCTGCCGTCTGCAAAAAGAGCAAGAAATCGGGGATTATTAATCTAAGGTAGGTACACTTAATCAATTCATAGGCATTAGATAACAATATACGTTTTTGGGTAACAATAATAAGAGACTAAGACTGGAATCTAGatcctatatatatacacatatcaTGGGCTTAGAGTCTTTCCTGTTCGAGCCGCATTCTTGAATGCcaatttgaaaatcaaaagtTGCTCCATATAAAACCACAATCTTTTGCAATATATGGCAATGTTGGTATCGTTTCGTTTCTTACTTTTCTTCATTTGGTTAGGTAAGATGAATATCTTAAGGTCATCGTATACATCATTCTAAAGTGGCTAAGCCAGcagcgaaaatgaaaatctttCAGAGTTAGCCAAACAGCTTGAGGAATCTTGAAAAGATTCATCATTACCCCTTCACAAcacaatatatgtacatatgtactcaTTCGAATCTTGAAACGTGTCTACTTAAATGTgaaataattgcaattgaaatcAACATATGTAATACGGAATTCCTAGCATTCCCCATTTCGGGAATCGTTCATGCGAGCccaaacattttagtttcggaaCTTTTTTAAAGATCCAAAACAGCGAGAAACCGATGAGCACCACCCACCAAGCGAAAAGACCGGCGAGTAGCTTTCACTTACGGCACACCGCATTCTTGAGCGGCACAGGTGTGTCCATCTCCATATCGAACTCCCTATCCACGGTCACATTCACATCgacatccacatccatctGCAGTGGAATCGCTGGCGTTGATAGCGCCAATCGTGCCAGCTTTTTGTATTTGCGACGTCTGTGGAATTTGATGCTATGCAACGTGTTGCCGGTGGCACTGATGCTGTTGCAGGTGTtactgctgttgcagttgcagttgttgcttgTGAGGCTATGATTGTTGTTGGTGTCGCGCGGCGACCACGACTGCCGCTGAGTCTTCCAAAGACGATGATGATTGTGATGGtgctgttgatgatgatgatgatggagtTGGTGCTGATGGTCATCGTGGCTGGCACCGCTGGGATacggattccgattccgattcggtTTCGGACTCGGATGTGGCGGCAATTGCTTGACCGTGTACGAATAGAAATGCCAGCGGTCGGCGAGCGCACAGTCGCTCAAAAAAGATTCATCAAACTGCGGCATAATGTTGCATaatgacagcagcagcagcagcagcaataacaacagcagcaacagcgacagcaacaCGCATAACAACAATTTGTTGTGGCTTAAATATGCTTGGCCAAAAGACACACACGTTGGCCTAACTGATTTCTCCAAATAGCGATAAGCGATAGCAGCAACATCGTTTTCGTATAAGATTGTTGATTTAAGCGATTGCCGTCGCGATTACAACATCAATTCATTTTTCTGTTTCGGCATGTTTTACATTGATTATTTCACTTTCAGTTTTCGGTTGTTTCAGTGTTTTCGGAAAAAGTTTTAAGCACTGATAAAAGCTATATCCGATGTGCTCTGCCAGCAGGAAGTAGATTTCAATTGCTTTCTCATCATGTTCGTTCACTTTTGCAATTCGTTCGATAGTCCGATAGGCAATTCAAGCGATTACCGATTCAAGCTTCCTGTGGCAACCGCAAGAATTGTTCTGGACACTCTTTGTTTGACTGAAATACAAGTATGCCAGCTTAGAGATCACTTCAATTGGCCATAGTGATTTCCgtatattattttctttaatgtTTAAAAGCCATCAAGCCCTAATTTCCGTTTCTTACTGCCTGCCCGATTGTGGTAAATTGAAGGTAATCAACTCCAAAGCCACTTGTCTTTTGCTTTACTTATATTTCAAGTGCGATTTCCGCAATTTTCCCCAATAGCTTTCCATTCGCCGCACAGTCACTTTTGCATTTCTGAACTTGAAATTTCAACAGGCTTCGGCTGATTGATTCAATCGCCGATAAGCGATAAGCTAACACTTTTGGCCTGCCACTCTCAGTGCAatttctttcacttttcaaGTGCAATTTGGCGCtcttttctttgatttttcatcatccatccatccatccatctcgTTGGCGCACCGCCCCCGCAGTGGGCTATCTATCTGGTTGGCCTCTGGGTGAGGAGatgttgattaaataaatcaCAAATAAAGATGATTATATTTAGACACTGGcgctctgctgctgctgctgcggcggctgtCGTCGTAGTCCGTTCGCGATGTTGTCGTTGTCGACTGGAAAGCGCACTGAACTATGAAAATCCGCAAAACGGGCAAAGCCAAAGACGACCGACCGACTGAAAGACCGACC
The DNA window shown above is from Drosophila melanogaster chromosome X and carries:
- the C3G gene encoding C3G guanyl-nucleotide exchange factor, isoform D, translated to MRTTNNTLGRSHSPHSPRTKHGTKAPPTTEEVLRSTQTLETHVKDISNALKHFRDVILKKKLEVLPGNGTVILETIASMYSVIQTYTLNENSAIMSSATLQVYQSLGKLIKLCDEVMLSEDSGECASLSNENVREVIDLLEDAVRNLVTLAQGKLKEQDQCAFRYSGSGLGGIGAAAEIMGAVTASPGASVPGTGVMRVSAAESAAQRTSLPDIALTPKERDILEQHNVNPMRGSHSTESILRDTSPPPKPPLPNRASNPPPLPPKRRSQPSASAGTVGVGCSSSTSTSNQASPLPYAQSHNISLNSDLDCSSNISLLNYGVDRLSVRSRSPDENSQCSFDSALNHSREEEDQQQQHQHLRSFPKLAAMMDEDMDKMVSYSAAIDDKTQTPLSTGGGIAGVAGGTGGAGEGVAAAASGDGETNSNRHSNESGFVSMREFRTSTQTTDYSVQSSTKSSSSNSEIAFSISESTAVGSSSEYQQISQLVSHSQRHISSSSSSCTTTTTSSSTTTGYGSSEVEQLQQQQQQQTTTTPADLAPALPPKSIQRSSLTRHDSPGVGDELDEVQSSSGWASHRSSQSEVAELRQLSPLHHLNHHPHTASAGQLQQWHSKHHSLIEGPRLQLAGSGSCSAFDQRHLDQEPPPLPIKKKHILAYMEICSASTRSIEQHRHTMHACNISRNISHSQTMNIMPMSKELSPELEMPPALPPKNYKQRKATSMVASPTLQPVIVTTPPPSPKPTLGENGSTGRPDSRMATVCEELNDAVASEDAMPEPRSPVLDSNENVSAVDDGQTFYCHSHQLPAAEMEMSEDASSADNQPITTPQVLEEQEEPTAESRPLVAVHESVKPANVDEDEEAERADMLINMLEEVNITRYLILKKREEDGPEVKGGYIDALIVHASRVQKVADNAFCEAFITTFRTFIQPIDVIEKLTHRYTYFFCQVQDNKQKAAKETFALLVRVVNDLTSTDLTSQLLSLLVEFVYQLVCSGQLYLAKLLRNKFVEKVTLYKEPKVYGFVGELGGAGSVGGAGIAGSGGCSGTAGGGNQPSLLDLKSLEIAEQMTLLDAELFTKIEIPEVLLFAKDQCEEKSPNLNKFTEHFNKMSYWARSKILRLQDAKEREKHVNKFIKIMKHLRKMNNYNSYLALLSALDSGPIRRLEWQKGITEEVRSFCALIDSSSSFRAYRQALAETNPPCIPYIGLILQDLTFVHVGNQDYLSKGVINFSKRWQQYNIIDNMKRFKKCAYPFRRNERIIRFFDNFKDFMGEEEMWQISEKIKPRGRRPVNY
- the C3G gene encoding C3G guanyl-nucleotide exchange factor, isoform L, giving the protein MNILQKIDGSISSPSTPGTCSSGIGVGGGGCSSSSNNSINSGSYSTACTPPPPTHQHHSQHQQLQGTPGGSSRVGGAGAGGGGGVPPAPPSAGSSGHKNSLKGTKLARRARSFKDDLIEKISLMRTTNNTLGRSHSPHSPRTKHGTKAPPTTEEVLRSTQTLETHVKDISNALKHFRDVILKKKLEVLPGNGTVILETIASMYSVIQTYTLNENSAIMSSATLQVYQSLGKLIKLCDEVMLSEDSGECASLSNENVREVIDLLEDAVRNLVTLAQGKLKEQDQCAFRYSGSGLGGIGAAAEIMGAVTASPGASVPGTGVMRVSAAESAAQRTSLPDIALTPKERDILEQHNVNPMRGSHSTESILRDTSPPPKPPLPNRASNPPPLPPKRRSQPSASAGTVGVGCSSSTSTSNQASPLPYAQSHNISLNSDLDCSSNISLLNYGVDRLSVRSRSPDENSQCSFDSALNHSREEEDQQQQHQHLRSFPKLAAMMDEDMDKMVSYSFVSMREFRTSTQTTDYSVQSSTKSSSSNSEIAFSISESTAVGSSSEYQQISQLVSHSQRHISSSSSSCTTTTTSSSTTTGYGSSEVEQLQQQQQQQTTTTPADLAPALPPKSIQRSSLTRHDSPGVGDELDEVQSSSGWASHRSSQSEVAELRQLSPLHHLNHHPHTASAGQLQQWHSKHHSLIEGPRLQLAGSGSCSAFDQRHLDQEPPPLPIKKKHILAYMEICSASTRSIEQHRHTMHACNISRNISHSQTMNIMPMSKELSPELEMPPALPPKNYKQRKATSMVASPTLQPVIVTTPPPSPKPTLGENGSTGRPDSRMATVCEELNDAVASEDAMPEPRSPVLDSNENVSAVDDGQTFYCHSHQLPAAEMEMSEDASSADNQPITTPQVLEEQEEPTAESRPLVAVHESVKPANVDEDEEAERADMLINMLEEVNITRYLILKKREEDGPEVKGGYIDALIVHASRVQKVADNAFCEAFITTFRTFIQPIDVIEKLTHRYTYFFCQVQDNKQKAAKETFALLVRVVNDLTSTDLTSQLLSLLVEFVYQLVCSGQLYLAKLLRNKFVEKVTLYKEPKVYGFVGELGGAGSVGGAGIAGSGGCSGTAGGGNQPSLLDLKSLEIAEQMTLLDAELFTKIEIPEVLLFAKDQCEEKSPNLNKFTEHFNKMSYWARSKILRLQDAKEREKHVNKFIKIMKHLRKMNNYNSYLALLSALDSGPIRRLEWQKGITEEVRSFCALIDSSSSFRAYRQALAETNPPCIPYIGLILQDLTFVHVGNQDYLSKGVINFSKRWQQYNIIDNMKRFKKCAYPFRRNERIIRFFDNFKDFMGEEEMWQISEKIKPRGRRPVNY